The following coding sequences lie in one Oncorhynchus masou masou isolate Uvic2021 chromosome 20, UVic_Omas_1.1, whole genome shotgun sequence genomic window:
- the LOC135506542 gene encoding polyunsaturated fatty acid lipoxygenase ALOX15B-like, with protein sequence MAKYKVTVHTHNIAAATTMNNVFIKLIGEKGESKRTWLTSLNGGFYQGTGSREFDVVCPFSLSKLVLIELDKQPLPLFPLDAWFPSKVVVMTPEGDTCQFPIYRWIMDTEVHLFREGTAKRLCDETNHLARYSRELEMKTRTEQYCWDTYKEGFPGSMKANNPLDLPSEIQFSFTKATQFLFTATTGITELKLMGYSDSKKSWKNIDEISNVYLNRTVISDYTQKHWKEDEFFGYQYLNGCNPMLIRRCTDLPANFPVTGDMVKPSLRGSSSLLKELQVLYSMSKWDSLLKVA encoded by the exons aTGGCAAAATACAAGGtgactgtgcacacacacaacatcgCAGCTGCCACCACGATGAACAACGTCTTCATCAAGCTGATTGGCGAAAAAGGAGAGAGCAAGCGCACGTGGCTCACTAGCTTGAATGGAGGATTCTATCAAGGCACA GGGTCTCGTGAATTCGACGTGGTGTGCCCCTTTTCACTCAGCAAGCTGGTGCTGATAGAGCTGGACAAACAGCCCCTCCCACTCTTCCCCCTGGATGCCTGGTTCCCGTCCAAGGTTGTCGTGATGACGCCAGAGGGAGACACATGCCAGTTCCCCATCTACCGTTGGATTATGGACACGGAGGTGCACCTGTTCAGAGAGGGCACAG cTAAAAGACTCTGTGATGAAACTAATCATCTTGCCAGGTACAGCAGGGAACTGGAGATGAAGACGAGAACTGAGCAGTACTG CTGGGATACCTACAAGGAGGGTTTCCCCGGCAGCATGAAGGCAAACAACCCTCTGGATCTTCCCAGCGAGATCCAATTCTCGTTCACCAAGGCCACCCAGTTCCTCTTCACCGCCACCACCGG GATCACTGAGCTGAAACTAATGGGGTATTCTGACAGCAAGAAGAGCTGGAAAAACATTGATGAAATCAGCAATGTCTACCTCAATAGAACTGTCATCTCAG ACTACACACAGAAGCACTGGAAGGAAGATGAGTTTTTCGGGTACCAGTATCTGAACGGCTGCAACCCCATGTTGATCCGTCGCTGCACGGATTTGCCGGCAAATTTCCCTGTCACAGGAGACATGGTCAAGCCCTCTCTTCGTGGATCGTCCAGCCTCCTAAAGGAATTgcaggtactgtacagtatgtcaaAATGGGACTCATTGTTAAAAGTTGCCTAA